TAGTTTCTAAGCCGTGCTTTATCTTTACAGGGTTTCCGTGAAAGTATCGGTACAGCTTATCGCAATGATTGCCAGGTACGTAATAGGCGCGATCCTCTTTTACGGCTTTTGCTACCCATTCGATTACTTTTAGAGAATGGGGGCCGCGGTCTGTCAGATCGCCTAAAAAAACCGGTTTTCTGTTTTCAGGATGGTACGGGGCACCTGAAGCGGGTTGTTCATAACCCAAATTTCCCAGCAGTTCGATTAATTCATCGTAGCATCCGTGAACATCTCCTATTACGTCATAACTCATGTGAAAATCCCTCCCTGTTTTCTTTACTACTATTTTACCCGAGAATTTATGAAAAATTTGAGCGTTATTTCTTTTCAATCGAATTGAACCCTGTTAAAATGTGTTTTTCTAAGGAAAGTCAACGATAATAATATTGTAGGCTTTCAAGTCCAATTAAAGGAGGGGAACCATGGAGCATCATTCTCTTACATCACTCGTTATAGTGATTGTCATCGCATTTATAACACCTATTCTTATGAATCGTTTAAAATTAACGATCTTGCCTGTGGTTGTGGCAGAAATCTTAATGGGTCTTATCATAGGAAAAAGCGGACTGAATCTTGTCATGGAAAATGACATGTGGCTGGAAACGTTGTCTACCCTGGGATTTATATTCCTAATGTTTCTGAGCGGATTAGAAATTGATTTTTCTTCTTTCAGAAATGGGAAGAATAAAAAGAAACAGGATGGACAAAGTGAACCGAACACGTTTACTGTTTCTTCCATCGTTTTCTTAGGGATTTTTGCCTTATCCCTTCTTCTATCCTATCTATTTGTCTGGATGGGCTTTATCAATCAAGCGTTTTTAATGACGATCATTATCTCTACGATTTCACTTGGAGTCGTCGTGCCGACATTAAAAGAAGAACGAATCATGAACTCAAGTTTTGGCCAAATCATTTTATTAGTTGCCGTTATTGCGGATCTTGTTACTATGGTTCTGCTTGCCATTTTTGCGTCCGTTTATGAAGAAGGCAATAGCAACATGTGGCTGCTTCTTATATTGTTTGCTGCCGGTGTCATTCTTTACTTTTTTGGAAGAGGATTTAAAAATCGCAGGTTTGTTGAAACGATGTCTAAAGGTACGATACAAATTGGAACGAGAGCAGTATTTACGCTGATTATCGTCCTGGTTGCCTTGTCAGAAACAGTTGGTGCGGAAAACATTTTGGGTGCTTTTTTAGCAGGCGTCTTAGTTTCCCTATTATCCCCGAATAAAGAAATGGTTGAACAACTCGACTCGTTCGGCTATGGATTTTTGATTCCGATCTTCTTTGTTATGGTCGGGGCGAAACTAGATCTTTGGTCGCTTTTTCAAAATCCGAAAATACTAGCTCTTATCCCGCTGTTATTTATTGCATTATTAATCAGCAAGCTGCTTCCTGTCATGCTTTTAAAGAAATGGTTTGGAACGAGGCAGGCGCTTGCTGCAGGGTTTCTTTTAACATCAACCTTGTCGCTGGTGATTGCAGCAGCAACGATCGGAGAACGGCTAGGGCTGATTGACAGCCAAATGTCAGGCGCGCTAATATTAGTCGCCGTCATTACGAGTATCATCACACCAATTGGGTTTAAGAAACTTTATATAAAAAAATCCGCAAAAGAGCAGAAACGAAAGATTGCTTTTATCGGTGCCACTCAAATGACATTGCCGGTTACGCTGGAACTAAATCCTGATCGGTATGAAGTTCGAGTGTATCATGTGTACCCGGAAAATGCGGAAGAGAAAATTTCTGACTCTGTTTTCGATATTCACCGCTTACCCGACTACAAGGAATCGACACTTCGAGATCATTCTATATATGAAGCAGATATCATAGTTGTTGCTACAGGAGATGAAAGTCTCAATAGCCAAATTGCTTCTTTTGCAAAGGAAAATGGTGTAAATCGTGTCATTGCCAGCACCGGCTTTCTTTCTGAGGTAAATGAACTAACTGACAAAGGCATTGAACCCTTTTCTATTCCATTATCCGGGCAAATGCTGTTAAAGGCGTATATTGAAGCGCCTGAAATTTTGAATGTGCTAAGCGGTAAGGATGCATCCTTGGCTCAAATTAATATGAAGAATAAATCTTATGATGGAGTGATGCTGAGGAACTTTCCGTTTAAAGGCGATCTCGTTTTTGTAAGAATTTTTCGAGGGTCTGACAGCATCATTCCGCACGGAGACACTGTATTAAAAACAAATGACAGGCTGATTATTTCCGGCTCGCGAAATTATATAAATGATTTAAGGAGCCAATTAGAAGTCTATTAGTACAAAAACTGTTTAATTTGTGATAAGATATAGGTAAAACTTATAGTTAAACCACTAGGGGAGTCCTTGTTTAAGGGCTGAGATGAAAGTGAGACTTTCGGACCCTTATGTACCTGAACAGGTTCAGACCTGCGTAGGGAAGTGGCGAGGCATTTGCCATCTACTTTATCTATGCAAATACCAAACCACTTTTCTTCGGAAAAGTGGTTTTTCTA
This window of the Bacillus gobiensis genome carries:
- a CDS encoding monovalent cation:proton antiporter family protein, with translation MEHHSLTSLVIVIVIAFITPILMNRLKLTILPVVVAEILMGLIIGKSGLNLVMENDMWLETLSTLGFIFLMFLSGLEIDFSSFRNGKNKKKQDGQSEPNTFTVSSIVFLGIFALSLLLSYLFVWMGFINQAFLMTIIISTISLGVVVPTLKEERIMNSSFGQIILLVAVIADLVTMVLLAIFASVYEEGNSNMWLLLILFAAGVILYFFGRGFKNRRFVETMSKGTIQIGTRAVFTLIIVLVALSETVGAENILGAFLAGVLVSLLSPNKEMVEQLDSFGYGFLIPIFFVMVGAKLDLWSLFQNPKILALIPLLFIALLISKLLPVMLLKKWFGTRQALAAGFLLTSTLSLVIAAATIGERLGLIDSQMSGALILVAVITSIITPIGFKKLYIKKSAKEQKRKIAFIGATQMTLPVTLELNPDRYEVRVYHVYPENAEEKISDSVFDIHRLPDYKESTLRDHSIYEADIIVVATGDESLNSQIASFAKENGVNRVIASTGFLSEVNELTDKGIEPFSIPLSGQMLLKAYIEAPEILNVLSGKDASLAQINMKNKSYDGVMLRNFPFKGDLVFVRIFRGSDSIIPHGDTVLKTNDRLIISGSRNYINDLRSQLEVY